CGCTCCTAAGACCGTGAAAGAACACGTGTCCAAAGCTGACGCTGAAGCAATGAAGACAAAGCTTGAAGCAGAAGGCGCTAAAGTCTCTATCAAATAGTTAGAACTTTAAGCGAGTTAAATCGGGAGAGGGTTTCAGTAAAATGAAGCCACCTCCCGATTTTTTTATGGCCTCACCCCCAGCCCCTCTCCACCAAGTGGAGAGGGGAGTAATCAACGTTTTCAAGTCCCTCTCCAGGTACTGGAGAGGGATTTAGGGTGAGGTTACACCCGTCTCAAAAACGCCACCCAGGTGCCGCCGTATTTCTTCTCGCGAACAAATTCATAGCCTTCTGGCAAGGTGAAGTCTTCTTTGCTCTTGCAGCGAAAGACCACCAAAGTATCTTCATGGAGGCAGGGCTTTAAGTCTGACCAAAATGATGCTTCAAGCTTCAGGGTATAAGGCGGATCGACAAAAACCAGGTCAAAAATGCCTTCTCCAACAACGTTATATTTAACGAAAGTTAAGGCATCACATTCACGGAGTTTGCAGACTGAACCTAATTTGAGCTTGGCGATATTCGCTTTCACGCAGGCGGCAGTTTCACGGGATTTTTCAGTGAAGAACACAGTTTTGGCGCCTCTAGAGATGGCTTCAAAACCGTAAGCGCCGCTGCCTGCGAATAGATCGAGCACTTTGGCGTCTATAATATGTGTGCCTAAAGACGAGTAAATGGCTTCACGCACTCTGTCGCTTGCTGGTCTTACAAGATTTTCATCTGCTTCATTTGGGACGTTAAATCTTTGGCGCACCATTGTGCCGCCGGTTATTCTGAGTGTTCCTGCCATGGGCTTTATTCCTTAGAGCATGATTTTGTGTCATACAAGCGCTTATGCAAGTTGCGCATCAGGCTGTAAAACAAAGTTCATTAAAACCGGTCGTTTTGATAGCAAAAAATCAAAAGCAGGCTGAGCTGTTGTACCGGGACGTTCGGTTTCTTTTGGGTGAGCAGGCTGGTTTGGCATGGTTGTTAACGCCTGAAGAGCGCACGCCTTATCAGGCGACTTCACCTGATCCCGTCTGGCATATGGAGCAATTAGCGATTCTGCAAAAATTGGTTGCGGATGAGCCATTTAAAGTTTTGATCATGGCACCTCAGATGCTGGCGGTTAAGATTTTGCCGCCTGAAGTACTTTTGGATGAGCTTGAGTTTCTTTCTCACGGGGGCACGATTCCGCGGGATGAATTGGTGAAGCAGCTTTTGCATGCTGGTTATACTCAGGTAACTTCGGTTGAAGATCCCGGTACTTTTTCGGTGAGGGGCAGCATTGTCGATTTTTATTGGACGGGGAATGCCCATCCTGTTCGTGTGGACCTTTTCGGGGACGAAATCGAACGGTTGTATTTCTTCGATGCGGGAACGCAAAAAAAGATAGAAAATTTGGACGAGTCCCGCTTTGGCTTGGTGCGCGATATTTTACTGACCGATGCCAATGTCGCGCGAGCCACGCAGGCGCTGAGAGATTTGGCTGACGAGCTAGAATATCCAACGCCTAAACTTCGGGAGAAGCTGGCGGATTTATCTAATCGCATTGCTTTTTTTGGTGTTGAGGGATTTTTGCCCGCTTTTTATGAGCGGCTTGGGTCGATTTTTGAATTGCTGGGTGGGGCGCAGTGGCTGTTTGAGGATTTTGAGGGTGTTTGGGATGCAGCGATGCTGCAGCAGCTCGATTATGAGGCGCATTATAAGACGGCTTTGGTTCGAGGGGAGTTGGCTTTTGAGCCTGCTGGGTTTTTGTGGAGGAGAAGTGAGATTGAGGGGTTGGTGCCTACGGGTGCGGGGAGCCCTCTTCCCATTTTGGTTAGCCAAAATCTCTCTCTCCCGGAGGGAGAGGGTAAGATCTTGGCGTTGGTTAAGAGGGTACATGAGCTTCACCGAGATGGGGTTTCGGTGCTGCTGCCGGTTGGTGGGTTGGCGGGAGTGCATCTATATAAAGAGTTGTTGGAGTCGCATGGAGTTCAGGTGCGGCATTTAACTTCGACGTTTAGCTTTTTTGCGGCTTTTCAATTTAATACGTCCATTCATGCTTATACTTTTGTCGCAAAGCCCGAGCCTCCAGCGCAGAGTTCAGTGTTTAGTGATCTTGGCTACGCAGTATTTTCGGAAGACGATGTTTTTGGCGTTAAAGCCAAGCGGCAGGTCGGGAAAAAAGGTGGCTTTAAAACCACCCTGGCCGATTTGGAAGTGGGCGATCCGATTGTTCATGTGGACCATGGGATTGGATTGTTTAAAGGCCTAACGCGCTTAAACGTGCGGGGCATTGAACAAGATTATTTGCTGCTGACTTATGCAGGTGAAGACAAATTATATTTGCCGGTGCACCGCATTAATTTGATCCAGCCTTATTCAGGGGCCGAAGGTCAAAATCCTCGCCTGGATAAACTTGGCGGGCAGGGTTGGCAGACACGTAAGAAAAAAGTTCAAGAAGCTGTGTTGGCCATGGCTCAGGATCTACTCAACTTGTATGCCAAGCGCGAACTGGTCAAACGGCCGTTGTTCAAGGCGCCTGAAAGTCATTACGCAGAATTTGAAGCCGAGTTTCCATTTGAGACGACGCCAGATCAACAAAAGGCTATCGATGATGTTTTGAGCGATATGCAAAAAGACAAGCCGATGGATAGGTTGATTTGCGGTGATGTTGGCTACGGCAAAACAGAAGTTGCCATGCGAGCAGCCATGCTGGCTGTATTAAGCGGCAAGCAAGTGGCTGTTTTAGCACCTACGACGATTTTGGCCCAACAGCACGGTATTACATTCAGAGAGCGCTTTAAAAGCTCCGGCGCCCGGGTGGAAGTGGTGAGTCGCTTTCAAAAAGCGAGCCAAATTAAGGACATATTGGCTGAGGCTAGAGATGGCAAAGTTGATATCTTGATCGGGACGCATCGAATTTTGTCTTCGGATGTTGGCTTTAAGAATTTAGGTCTTGTGATCGT
This sequence is a window from Myxococcota bacterium. Protein-coding genes within it:
- the rsmD gene encoding 16S rRNA (guanine(966)-N(2))-methyltransferase RsmD — its product is MAGTLRITGGTMVRQRFNVPNEADENLVRPASDRVREAIYSSLGTHIIDAKVLDLFAGSGAYGFEAISRGAKTVFFTEKSRETAACVKANIAKLKLGSVCKLRECDALTFVKYNVVGEGIFDLVFVDPPYTLKLEASFWSDLKPCLHEDTLVVFRCKSKEDFTLPEGYEFVREKKYGGTWVAFLRRV
- the mfd gene encoding transcription-repair coupling factor, whose amino-acid sequence is MQVAHQAVKQSSLKPVVLIAKNQKQAELLYRDVRFLLGEQAGLAWLLTPEERTPYQATSPDPVWHMEQLAILQKLVADEPFKVLIMAPQMLAVKILPPEVLLDELEFLSHGGTIPRDELVKQLLHAGYTQVTSVEDPGTFSVRGSIVDFYWTGNAHPVRVDLFGDEIERLYFFDAGTQKKIENLDESRFGLVRDILLTDANVARATQALRDLADELEYPTPKLREKLADLSNRIAFFGVEGFLPAFYERLGSIFELLGGAQWLFEDFEGVWDAAMLQQLDYEAHYKTALVRGELAFEPAGFLWRRSEIEGLVPTGAGSPLPILVSQNLSLPEGEGKILALVKRVHELHRDGVSVLLPVGGLAGVHLYKELLESHGVQVRHLTSTFSFFAAFQFNTSIHAYTFVAKPEPPAQSSVFSDLGYAVFSEDDVFGVKAKRQVGKKGGFKTTLADLEVGDPIVHVDHGIGLFKGLTRLNVRGIEQDYLLLTYAGEDKLYLPVHRINLIQPYSGAEGQNPRLDKLGGQGWQTRKKKVQEAVLAMAQDLLNLYAKRELVKRPLFKAPESHYAEFEAEFPFETTPDQQKAIDDVLSDMQKDKPMDRLICGDVGYGKTEVAMRAAMLAVLSGKQVAVLAPTTILAQQHGITFRERFKSSGARVEVVSRFQKASQIKDILAEARDGKVDILIGTHRILSSDVGFKNLGLVIVDEEQRFGIKDKEHLKKLRTHTDILTLSATPIPRTLQMGFFGIRDLSVIETPPVDRRAIRTSLVRFEDEMIRENILRELQRGGQVYFVHNRVSSIYARADYLRLLIPEARIEVGHGQMNEHDLEDTMIRFMKHEFHVLVCTTIIETGIDVPTANTMFIDHADDFGLAQLYQLRGRIGRSKERAFAYLVIPGSEETLTPIARKRLEILQRFSELGAGFRIAQHDLELRGAGDLLGKSQHGHVAAVGYDLYSDLLKEAVEQLKGQAPQEAPDPDIQVPQAALIPENYISDLGERMGYYQRLASAETEGALYEVIDDLQAQFGGVPEEVHALVQVMILKKMLQKLFLLGLEVTKTHLVFSLGDRARLDPLKLAEFVKAQAAAWSLTPKMKLLFAHDGKESWFELAKRALGLIATHGV